One window from the genome of Gimesia aquarii encodes:
- the rpsA gene encoding 30S ribosomal protein S1, whose amino-acid sequence MVDRNLIREFNVSDDDLDAAFAGIMSDVETEGDVEGDEADWVLDDIYASVSCAYDVNQIIDGVILSVEGEEVLVDIGFKSEGVVHIDEWSEEEEVPKAGDKVQVLLEEVEDEFGLTMLSKRKADRIREWEKVIATHAEGDVVSGTVVRKIKGGLLINIGVNVFLPASQVDIRRPSDIANYIGRTIECVILKIDEARRNIVVSRRKLIEEKREKLKQDLLSKIEEAQVVKGVVKNIADFGAFVDLGGIDGLLHITDMSWGRINHPTEIVKIDDEVEVMILSVDREKEKIALGLKQKTPSPWELVESKYPVGTKVIGHVVNVMSYGAFVKLEDGIEGLVHISEMSWTKRINHPSELVNIGDEVEVVVLGVNKDKQEISLGMKQTQSNPWDEVTKKYPEGAKVKGTVRNLTNYGAFIELEEGVDGLLHVSDMSWTRKISHASEVMKKGDEIECLVISVDEERKRIALGLKQLASDPWETDIPEKYQPGAIVQGVVTKITNFGVFVELEEELEGLLHISELSDQKVENPEDIVKVGETLDVKILRVDTDDRKIGLSRKLEEPIEEEADSAEGGEAAAVAPRKELMGGTGGDAPLFSMPTEAPADEAPAEEAEAEEQTE is encoded by the coding sequence ATGGTTGATCGTAATTTAATTCGAGAGTTTAATGTTTCTGATGACGACCTTGATGCTGCATTTGCAGGGATCATGTCTGATGTTGAGACTGAGGGTGATGTAGAAGGCGATGAAGCGGACTGGGTTCTGGACGATATCTATGCCTCCGTCTCCTGTGCTTATGACGTAAATCAAATCATTGACGGTGTGATTTTAAGTGTCGAAGGTGAAGAAGTTCTTGTCGATATCGGATTTAAAAGTGAAGGCGTTGTCCATATCGATGAATGGTCTGAGGAAGAGGAAGTTCCCAAGGCCGGTGATAAGGTACAAGTTCTGCTTGAAGAAGTAGAAGACGAATTCGGATTGACGATGCTTTCCAAGCGGAAAGCGGATCGTATTCGTGAGTGGGAAAAAGTCATCGCGACACATGCTGAAGGCGATGTCGTTTCCGGAACAGTTGTTCGTAAAATTAAAGGTGGTTTGCTCATTAACATCGGCGTAAACGTCTTCCTGCCAGCCAGCCAGGTTGATATTCGCCGTCCCTCTGATATTGCCAACTACATTGGTCGTACCATTGAGTGCGTCATTCTTAAGATTGATGAAGCAAGACGCAATATCGTTGTTTCCCGTCGTAAACTCATCGAAGAAAAACGCGAAAAACTCAAACAGGATTTACTCAGCAAAATTGAAGAAGCCCAAGTCGTTAAAGGTGTCGTTAAAAATATCGCCGACTTTGGTGCCTTCGTTGACTTGGGTGGTATTGACGGTTTATTACACATTACCGACATGAGTTGGGGACGTATTAATCATCCCACTGAAATTGTCAAGATTGATGACGAAGTCGAAGTCATGATCTTGAGCGTTGATCGCGAAAAAGAAAAAATTGCTCTGGGACTGAAGCAAAAAACACCAAGCCCCTGGGAGTTGGTTGAGTCTAAATATCCCGTTGGAACGAAAGTCATCGGTCATGTCGTCAACGTCATGTCATACGGTGCGTTCGTGAAACTGGAAGATGGGATTGAAGGTCTGGTTCATATTAGTGAAATGTCCTGGACGAAACGCATCAATCACCCCAGTGAACTGGTCAATATTGGCGATGAAGTCGAAGTGGTTGTCCTGGGAGTCAACAAAGACAAACAGGAAATCTCGCTTGGAATGAAGCAGACTCAGTCCAACCCATGGGACGAAGTCACTAAGAAGTACCCAGAGGGTGCCAAGGTCAAAGGAACGGTTCGGAACCTGACCAACTATGGTGCTTTCATCGAGCTCGAAGAAGGTGTCGACGGATTGTTACATGTCAGTGATATGTCCTGGACGCGAAAGATTTCCCATGCCAGTGAAGTGATGAAAAAAGGCGACGAGATCGAGTGTCTGGTCATTTCCGTTGATGAAGAGCGTAAACGAATTGCCTTGGGGCTAAAACAACTTGCCTCCGACCCTTGGGAAACAGACATCCCGGAAAAGTACCAGCCAGGTGCGATTGTTCAGGGTGTGGTTACCAAGATCACCAACTTTGGTGTCTTCGTAGAATTGGAAGAAGAACTGGAAGGTCTGTTACATATTTCAGAACTCTCAGATCAGAAAGTGGAAAATCCGGAGGATATCGTCAAAGTGGGTGAAACACTGGACGTCAAAATCCTGCGTGTCGATACGGATGATCGAAAGATCGGCTTGAGCCGCAAACTCGAAGAACCAATTGAAGAAGAGGCCGATTCAGCAGAAGGTGGAGAGGCAGCAGCTGTTGCACCTCGTAAGGAATTGATGGGGGGAACTGGAGGCGATGCTCCTTTGTTCTCAATGCCAACGGAAGCTCCTGCTGACGAGGCCCCGGCTGAAGAAGCTGAGGCTGAAGAACAGACGGAATAG
- a CDS encoding alpha/beta fold hydrolase codes for MNFRDQIKNEYPFASHWLEIDGHQYHYLDEGQGQPLLMVHGNPTWSFAWRRLVKQLSAHYRVIAVDHIGCGLSDKPQDYAYKLESHINNLKTLIQELDLQDITLFAHDWGGAIGMGAAVDLPERFQRFVLMNTAAFRSQEIPLRIAVCRIPILGSCGVRGLNLFSGAAVSMAVEKRERMTDEVKTGFLGPYDSWQNRIAVDQFVKDIPLKPSHPSYQTLLHVEEGLQQFQNHPMLLIWGERDWCFTTNFLDEFERRFPNAETLRISDAGHYVFEDAHEIMLPRIEQFLK; via the coding sequence ATGAATTTTCGTGATCAGATCAAAAATGAATATCCTTTCGCTTCGCATTGGTTGGAGATAGACGGGCATCAATACCATTATCTGGACGAGGGGCAAGGTCAACCGCTGTTGATGGTGCATGGGAACCCGACCTGGAGTTTTGCCTGGCGACGTTTGGTGAAGCAGCTCTCTGCGCACTATCGCGTGATAGCCGTCGATCATATCGGTTGTGGATTGTCTGATAAACCGCAGGACTATGCCTACAAACTGGAATCACACATCAATAATTTGAAAACGCTGATTCAGGAACTGGATCTCCAGGACATTACCTTGTTTGCCCACGACTGGGGAGGCGCAATCGGCATGGGGGCTGCCGTTGATCTGCCCGAACGGTTTCAACGTTTTGTGTTAATGAATACAGCTGCCTTCCGCTCTCAGGAAATCCCTTTGCGTATTGCCGTTTGTCGGATACCAATCTTGGGAAGTTGTGGAGTGCGAGGATTGAATCTGTTTTCAGGAGCTGCAGTCTCAATGGCGGTCGAAAAGCGGGAACGGATGACGGACGAAGTCAAAACCGGTTTCTTAGGGCCCTATGATTCCTGGCAGAATCGCATCGCAGTCGATCAATTTGTCAAAGACATCCCATTAAAGCCATCGCATCCCAGTTATCAGACACTGTTGCATGTGGAAGAAGGTTTGCAGCAATTTCAAAACCATCCGATGCTCTTAATCTGGGGGGAGCGGGATTGGTGTTTTACCACCAACTTCCTGGACGAATTTGAACGACGATTTCCTAATGCAGAAACGTTACGAATTTCCGACGCCGGGCATTATGTGTTCGAAGACGCGCACGAAATCATGTTACCACGCATTGAACAGTTTCTAAAATAA
- the ftsH gene encoding ATP-dependent zinc metalloprotease FtsH, which translates to MDSPSENPQNEPPKGKAPQKQSGKENQGTPSTGPWLIILLILVIGSLIMMKTSPGNIGSKVDYSFFISELKRGNVDSVDFHGDILTGKWKIRPDNPDEKKKGEKLEAEFNTVLPSLPVEDRDLVPELLKQKVTFKAESTNVGIGTYILPWLIGPLLIIGFFWFMLRRSADPMGSGMLGNFTKSPAKRFRPSEEQTTFDDVAAMEQAKGELEEVVEFLKTPAKFQRLGAQIPKGVLLMGSPGTGKTLLARATAGEAGVPFYSINGSEFIQMFVGVGASRVRDLFRTAKENAPCIIFVDEIDAVGRIRGAGLGGGHDEREQTLNQMLSEMDGFQQNEAVIVIAATNRPDVLDPALLRPGRFDRHITVDRPTKDGREAILKVHSRKIPLSDDVDLNKIASGTIGFSGADLKNLVNEAALSATRLNKDQVDMEDFDNAQDRVLMGPRREEILSEKEREMTAYHEAGHALLAWLLPEIDPVHKVTVIPRGRALGVTQLLPDEERYNIGEKQIHSQLAFMLGGRAAERIVFGEHTAGASDDIKRATQITRKMVGQWGMSDVIGPVAFRHSDENPFLGKEMKSQGECSEETAHVIDQEMQRFLNAADDLAEKMLTENREKLDLLAKALVEKEAIDSNDIKELIGTSVREQASIDNANQISSLNADEDQSE; encoded by the coding sequence ATGGACTCTCCTTCGGAGAACCCACAAAACGAACCTCCCAAAGGCAAAGCCCCCCAAAAGCAATCAGGCAAAGAAAACCAGGGCACTCCCTCGACGGGCCCCTGGTTAATCATCCTGCTGATTCTGGTGATTGGCAGCCTGATCATGATGAAAACCTCGCCGGGAAATATCGGCTCGAAGGTGGACTACAGTTTTTTCATTTCAGAACTCAAACGTGGAAATGTCGATTCTGTAGATTTTCATGGCGACATTCTGACCGGCAAATGGAAGATTCGTCCTGATAATCCTGATGAGAAAAAGAAGGGCGAAAAACTGGAAGCGGAATTCAATACTGTTTTGCCTTCACTCCCCGTCGAAGATCGCGATCTCGTTCCGGAATTACTCAAACAGAAAGTCACCTTCAAAGCTGAAAGTACCAACGTCGGGATAGGTACGTATATCCTGCCCTGGTTAATTGGCCCGCTGTTGATTATTGGTTTCTTCTGGTTCATGCTCAGGCGCTCTGCAGATCCAATGGGCTCAGGCATGCTCGGCAATTTTACTAAGAGCCCCGCGAAGCGCTTCAGACCGTCGGAAGAACAGACGACCTTCGACGATGTCGCCGCAATGGAACAGGCAAAAGGAGAGTTAGAGGAAGTCGTCGAATTCCTGAAAACACCAGCCAAATTCCAGCGATTGGGTGCACAGATCCCAAAGGGTGTGTTACTGATGGGCTCGCCAGGAACTGGTAAGACCTTATTAGCCCGTGCCACTGCCGGTGAAGCAGGAGTCCCCTTTTATTCGATTAACGGTTCCGAATTCATCCAGATGTTTGTAGGAGTTGGTGCAAGCCGCGTGCGGGACTTATTCCGAACCGCCAAGGAAAATGCCCCCTGCATTATTTTCGTTGATGAAATCGACGCTGTGGGACGGATTCGAGGAGCTGGACTGGGAGGTGGTCATGATGAACGTGAACAGACTTTAAATCAAATGCTAAGTGAGATGGATGGGTTTCAGCAAAATGAAGCCGTCATCGTCATCGCAGCTACCAACCGACCTGATGTTCTGGATCCTGCATTACTACGTCCCGGGCGCTTTGATCGACATATTACCGTGGACCGCCCTACGAAAGATGGTCGCGAAGCGATCTTGAAAGTTCATTCACGAAAAATCCCTCTGTCTGACGATGTCGATCTGAATAAAATTGCCTCCGGGACAATTGGTTTTTCGGGTGCTGATTTGAAAAACCTCGTCAATGAGGCAGCGCTTTCAGCGACGCGTTTGAATAAAGATCAAGTCGACATGGAAGATTTTGACAATGCCCAGGATCGTGTTTTGATGGGGCCAAGACGAGAAGAAATTCTCAGTGAAAAAGAGCGGGAAATGACTGCGTACCACGAGGCTGGCCATGCCTTACTAGCGTGGTTACTCCCAGAAATTGATCCTGTTCACAAAGTAACCGTCATCCCCAGGGGCAGGGCGCTTGGGGTTACTCAATTACTCCCCGATGAAGAACGTTATAATATCGGAGAGAAGCAAATTCACTCACAGTTGGCATTCATGTTGGGAGGTCGGGCAGCAGAAAGAATTGTGTTCGGTGAGCATACAGCTGGTGCATCGGATGATATCAAACGGGCAACCCAGATCACACGTAAAATGGTAGGGCAATGGGGCATGAGTGACGTCATTGGTCCTGTCGCGTTTCGCCATTCGGATGAAAACCCGTTCCTTGGAAAAGAGATGAAATCTCAAGGGGAATGCAGTGAAGAAACAGCCCATGTAATCGACCAGGAAATGCAGCGATTTTTAAATGCTGCCGATGATCTGGCTGAAAAAATGTTAACGGAAAATCGGGAGAAACTTGATCTGCTGGCAAAAGCACTCGTAGAAAAAGAGGCCATTGACAGCAATGACATCAAGGAATTGATTGGAACTTCGGTTCGTGAGCAAGCTAGCATTGACAATGCAAATCAAATAAGCAGTCTCAATGCTGATGAAGATCAATCAGAGTAA
- a CDS encoding M24 family metallopeptidase, which yields MLSKEGCLARQKRLWEAVPDHLQWILIADPRHVLYLSNFLVQPFSFSRGERALLLLDRDKGVTLIGDNFTLRSAAAEFYVDHEAIEQWYDHKHSVENRDHALFKALKSVVPQLKGRAGAVEAEWLPVGALHELEITQTDATLELGSILRQLRRQKHADEIALLKLAMQACDAGHACAREIVEAGKSEFDVFRKVQAAVVQAAGMPVAIYGDFRACNAAVPKAGGLPSPHVLEHGDLFVLDYSVVVHGYRSDFTNTISVGEPSADQQKLFSLCQAAMQAGESALKAGTKCADVHAATAAPLWDAGYRDNFQHHAGHGLGLGHPEAPIQVPESTDTLLAGDVVTLEPGVYVEGIGGMRIEHNYLITEDGFERLSNHVISLT from the coding sequence ATGCTGTCTAAAGAAGGCTGTTTGGCACGCCAGAAGCGATTATGGGAAGCGGTTCCCGATCACCTGCAGTGGATCTTAATCGCTGATCCCCGTCACGTACTGTACTTGTCAAATTTTTTGGTACAACCTTTTAGTTTCTCACGCGGAGAACGGGCCTTATTATTGCTGGATCGAGACAAGGGTGTCACTTTAATTGGCGATAATTTCACCCTGCGTTCTGCTGCCGCGGAATTCTATGTCGATCACGAAGCGATTGAGCAATGGTACGATCATAAACACTCAGTTGAGAATCGTGATCATGCTTTATTTAAGGCGTTGAAGTCGGTCGTACCACAGTTAAAAGGTCGTGCAGGTGCTGTTGAAGCCGAGTGGTTACCCGTAGGCGCGTTACACGAACTCGAAATTACACAAACCGATGCCACTCTTGAACTCGGTAGCATCTTACGTCAATTACGGCGGCAGAAACACGCCGATGAGATCGCCTTATTAAAATTGGCTATGCAGGCCTGTGATGCCGGTCATGCTTGTGCACGAGAGATTGTGGAAGCAGGTAAAAGTGAATTCGACGTGTTCCGTAAAGTCCAGGCAGCGGTAGTCCAGGCAGCGGGTATGCCAGTAGCCATTTACGGAGACTTCCGCGCCTGTAATGCCGCAGTTCCCAAAGCGGGGGGACTACCGTCACCGCACGTATTAGAGCATGGCGATTTGTTTGTGCTGGACTACTCAGTTGTGGTTCACGGTTACCGCAGTGACTTCACGAATACCATCAGCGTCGGTGAGCCAAGTGCAGACCAGCAAAAACTATTCTCGCTTTGTCAGGCAGCGATGCAGGCAGGCGAGTCAGCACTCAAAGCAGGCACAAAATGTGCCGACGTGCATGCTGCAACAGCAGCGCCCCTCTGGGATGCCGGATATCGCGACAACTTTCAACATCACGCCGGTCATGGACTGGGACTGGGACATCCGGAAGCACCGATTCAGGTTCCTGAGAGCACCGACACTCTTTTGGCCGGTGATGTGGTGACACTGGAACCTGGTGTCTATGTCGAAGGGATTGGGGGAATGAGAATTGAGCACAATTATCTGATCACAGAAGACGGATTTGAGCGTTTAAGTAATCATGTGATTTCCCTGACATAA
- a CDS encoding glycosyltransferase family 2 protein, whose product MTPVPQPDEHGYPYTTEWYDSLKASLGEAGCRQLGFYPIPEGFLLSVVIPIFNESKTVENLIDQVRAVPIRKELVLVDDGSTDGTREILKRLEEQNKSQEDSQNQIRVIFHEVNQGKGAAVRTGFLEAQGDVMIIQDADLEYDPSEYPRLLQPIIEGKADVVYGSRFLGDQPHRVLYYWHFLGNKFLTTLSNCFTNLNLTDMETCYKLFKKEVIKEIAPGLCQNRFGIEPEITAKVARRQCRIFEMSISYDGRTYDQGKKIGWRDGVKALWCIVRYGLKD is encoded by the coding sequence ATGACACCAGTTCCTCAACCGGACGAACACGGTTATCCTTACACGACTGAATGGTATGATTCCTTGAAAGCTTCACTGGGAGAAGCCGGTTGTCGTCAACTTGGCTTTTATCCCATTCCGGAAGGCTTTCTGCTTTCCGTTGTGATTCCCATTTTCAATGAGAGCAAAACCGTAGAAAATCTGATTGATCAGGTGAGAGCAGTTCCCATTCGCAAAGAATTGGTACTCGTCGACGATGGTAGCACCGATGGAACTCGTGAGATTTTGAAACGGCTGGAAGAACAAAACAAGTCTCAAGAAGATTCACAAAATCAAATCCGTGTGATTTTTCACGAAGTGAACCAGGGAAAAGGAGCCGCTGTTCGGACTGGGTTTCTGGAAGCGCAAGGTGATGTCATGATCATTCAGGATGCCGATCTTGAATACGATCCTTCAGAATACCCGCGTTTATTACAACCGATCATCGAAGGCAAAGCAGACGTTGTCTATGGCAGCCGCTTTCTGGGGGATCAGCCCCACCGTGTGCTCTATTACTGGCATTTCCTGGGAAACAAGTTTCTGACGACGCTCTCGAATTGTTTTACAAATCTCAATCTCACCGATATGGAAACTTGCTACAAGCTTTTCAAAAAAGAAGTCATTAAGGAGATCGCTCCCGGTCTTTGCCAGAATCGATTCGGAATTGAACCGGAAATCACAGCAAAAGTGGCACGGCGCCAGTGCCGCATATTTGAAATGTCGATCAGTTATGATGGTCGCACATACGATCAGGGGAAAAAAATTGGCTGGCGAGACGGAGTGAAGGCACTGTGGTGCATTGTGCGATATGGATTGAAAGATTAG
- a CDS encoding aldose 1-epimerase family protein: MEAKQVLFTDINTQTWIEEVLLNAESHSEFSEDPNWSIHKKQMHGGQSDGVDLIEIDNGALRLSLLPTRGMGVWKGSYQEIPLGWDSPVKAPVNPAFINLSERGGLGWLSGFNELVCRCGLISNGPPGQDTAGNPIESDLTLHGRIANTPAHYVSVELDPRDGGWIRITGKMEEGMLFGSHFLLESTLETQLGSAEFAIHDRVTNLGPVTAESELLYHINIGSPFLEAGAQFEIPFAEMAPRDSRAAEGITDFNTYLGPTPDYAEQAYYFKPICDDNGYTPAMLCDKKGGLGFLVNFKQVDLPYFTLWKNTQTESAGYVTGLEPGINFPNFRAIEREQGRLRNLGPGSSYQTEIQISILNNSDSVDEIRQKITKLSEKSASIIHDEPHAQFS, encoded by the coding sequence ATGGAAGCAAAGCAAGTCCTGTTCACTGATATTAATACTCAAACCTGGATCGAAGAAGTTCTGCTAAATGCAGAGAGTCACTCCGAATTTTCAGAAGATCCAAACTGGTCGATTCACAAAAAACAAATGCACGGTGGACAGTCAGACGGCGTTGATCTTATCGAAATTGATAACGGAGCGCTGAGACTTTCCCTGTTACCAACACGGGGTATGGGAGTCTGGAAAGGCAGCTATCAGGAGATTCCCCTGGGATGGGACTCTCCTGTGAAAGCTCCCGTGAATCCCGCTTTTATCAACCTTTCAGAACGGGGGGGACTGGGGTGGCTCAGTGGATTCAATGAGTTGGTTTGTCGGTGTGGCCTGATTTCCAATGGTCCTCCTGGACAGGATACTGCCGGGAATCCCATTGAATCTGACTTAACCTTACATGGACGTATTGCCAATACCCCCGCTCATTATGTGAGCGTGGAACTTGACCCCAGGGATGGTGGTTGGATCAGAATTACAGGCAAGATGGAGGAAGGAATGTTATTCGGCAGTCACTTTTTGCTGGAATCGACATTGGAAACACAATTAGGATCGGCTGAATTTGCAATTCATGACAGGGTGACGAATCTGGGACCCGTCACAGCAGAATCAGAGTTGTTGTATCACATTAATATTGGTTCACCTTTTCTGGAAGCGGGGGCGCAATTTGAAATCCCTTTTGCTGAGATGGCGCCCCGTGATTCCCGTGCCGCAGAAGGAATTACCGACTTTAATACCTATTTAGGGCCAACTCCCGATTATGCTGAGCAGGCATACTATTTTAAGCCAATCTGTGATGATAACGGGTACACTCCTGCCATGCTTTGCGATAAAAAGGGTGGCTTGGGTTTTTTGGTGAATTTTAAGCAGGTCGATTTACCCTATTTTACGCTCTGGAAAAATACTCAAACGGAGTCGGCCGGTTATGTGACCGGATTGGAACCAGGCATCAACTTTCCTAACTTCAGGGCGATTGAACGAGAGCAAGGTCGGTTGAGAAATCTCGGTCCTGGAAGTAGCTATCAAACAGAAATCCAGATTTCCATTTTAAATAATTCAGATTCGGTTGATGAGATACGGCAAAAAATCACGAAGTTAAGTGAAAAAAGCGCGTCGATAATCCATGATGAGCCTCATGCGCAGTTTTCTTAA
- the bioF gene encoding 8-amino-7-oxononanoate synthase — MSSPEVPEWIDNELREIRAAGLFRSRRTFHPLADGRCLLEGRELINFSSNDYLNLSHDERVIAAAAAVLPEMGVGTRASALVSGRTEWHAQLENQLARFEGTDEAILFPSGYAANLGIISAFANQEDTIFCDRLNHASLIDGCRLSGARLRVYRHDQLEKLKRELEKTSGDGKKIIITDSVFSMDGSLAPLVSLCDLAEEFNATLMLDEAHATGVWGGSGRGLAEELGVEERVTVRIGTLSKAVGTMGGFVAGPCSLIDWLWNRVRTQIYSTALPPSICAAACKALEIIQSEPDRRRLLHEQSTFLRRELQQRPSVSVPPSSGPIIPIILKDPDLTMKIAAELQESGFLVGAIRPPTVPQGTSRLRVSITCAHQRDDLKGFLKALDRSLARNVESR, encoded by the coding sequence ATGTCTTCTCCAGAAGTTCCCGAATGGATTGATAATGAGTTACGGGAGATCCGTGCTGCTGGTCTGTTTCGCTCCCGCAGAACATTCCACCCGCTGGCTGACGGGCGTTGCCTGTTGGAAGGTCGTGAGCTGATTAATTTCTCCAGCAATGACTATCTTAATCTTTCACATGACGAACGTGTGATCGCCGCCGCTGCCGCAGTCTTACCAGAAATGGGAGTGGGCACACGTGCCAGTGCGCTCGTGAGTGGTCGTACCGAATGGCATGCACAGCTTGAAAACCAGTTGGCTCGTTTTGAAGGGACGGACGAGGCGATTCTGTTTCCCAGTGGCTATGCAGCCAATTTGGGGATCATCTCAGCGTTTGCCAATCAGGAAGATACGATCTTTTGCGATCGGCTGAACCATGCGAGTTTAATTGACGGCTGTCGGTTATCTGGTGCCAGGCTGCGTGTGTATCGTCATGATCAATTAGAGAAACTGAAACGGGAACTGGAAAAGACATCTGGTGACGGAAAAAAAATTATTATTACTGATTCTGTCTTCAGCATGGATGGAAGTCTGGCACCTTTAGTTTCACTCTGCGATTTAGCTGAAGAATTCAACGCTACATTAATGCTGGATGAAGCTCATGCGACGGGAGTCTGGGGGGGATCCGGCAGAGGTCTGGCTGAGGAACTGGGGGTGGAAGAACGCGTGACGGTTCGGATTGGTACGCTCAGTAAAGCGGTCGGGACGATGGGCGGGTTTGTAGCGGGGCCTTGTTCTCTGATCGACTGGCTTTGGAATCGAGTACGAACGCAAATCTATTCGACCGCCCTGCCCCCTTCGATTTGTGCAGCAGCCTGTAAGGCACTTGAGATTATTCAGTCAGAACCAGATCGACGGCGTTTACTCCATGAACAGTCGACGTTTCTACGCAGAGAGTTGCAGCAACGTCCGTCAGTTTCTGTCCCTCCTTCATCCGGCCCGATCATTCCAATCATCCTGAAGGATCCCGACCTGACTATGAAAATTGCGGCAGAACTACAAGAATCCGGTTTCCTGGTAGGGGCGATCAGGCCGCCCACGGTTCCGCAAGGGACATCACGACTGAGAGTTTCGATCACCTGTGCCCATCAACGAGATGATCTCAAAGGCTTTTTAAAAGCCCTGGATCGTTCACTCGCCAGGAATGTGGAATCTCGATAA
- a CDS encoding DEAD/DEAH box helicase — translation MPKEKKKKTRFDQLGLNHELLQNLTQAGYETPSPIQAELIPVAVTGQDCIGQARTGTGKTAAFSLPVLQQIDLRRPGAQALVLAPTRELSEQVAAEIRKLCPDKSLNLAVLVGGKPLRPQENQLKKGAQIVVGTPGRVIDHINRGNLKLNTLNFVILDEADRMLDIGFRPDIEKILRKCPEKRQTLLLSATLPPPVERLAKRYMQEPVMIDLSEDRVSVESIDQYYITVDPNRKVKLLTRLLFQERPKQTIVFTRTKRGADKLDRIFSKKLKAVAAIHGDLPQSKRDRVLKKFREGKIRLLIATDVMGRGIDVSGISHIINYDIPEFNDDYVHRIGRVGRLSSDEKGAAFTFVAPDEGDQLTNIENRINHMISEFRVDDFEAYKPKQPRKTVEKVAHLGNTGHLINPDFGEF, via the coding sequence ATGCCGAAAGAAAAGAAAAAGAAGACTCGATTTGATCAACTGGGATTGAATCACGAATTATTACAAAACCTCACCCAGGCAGGGTATGAAACACCGAGCCCGATTCAGGCTGAATTGATTCCGGTTGCGGTCACAGGTCAGGATTGTATTGGACAGGCCAGAACGGGAACGGGGAAAACAGCCGCCTTTTCGTTGCCCGTGCTGCAGCAAATTGATCTGAGACGTCCGGGAGCACAAGCATTAGTCCTGGCTCCCACGCGAGAGTTGAGTGAACAGGTTGCCGCTGAGATACGTAAGCTCTGCCCCGACAAATCGTTGAACCTTGCGGTGCTTGTGGGAGGTAAGCCACTCCGTCCTCAGGAAAATCAATTGAAGAAGGGCGCCCAAATCGTAGTCGGTACACCGGGACGTGTGATTGACCATATTAACCGTGGCAATCTGAAATTGAATACGCTCAATTTTGTTATTCTCGATGAAGCAGATCGCATGCTGGATATCGGCTTTCGTCCTGATATCGAAAAGATCCTCCGGAAATGCCCTGAAAAACGACAAACACTGTTGCTTTCCGCAACTTTGCCTCCACCTGTAGAACGTCTGGCGAAACGTTATATGCAAGAGCCGGTTATGATTGACCTCTCGGAAGATCGTGTCAGCGTGGAGTCGATCGACCAGTATTACATCACCGTCGATCCGAATCGTAAAGTCAAACTGCTCACTCGGCTTCTATTTCAAGAACGCCCCAAACAAACGATTGTCTTTACTCGTACCAAACGGGGTGCTGATAAACTAGATCGTATCTTTTCCAAAAAACTCAAAGCGGTTGCCGCCATTCATGGTGATCTCCCACAGTCCAAACGAGATCGCGTCCTCAAGAAGTTCCGCGAAGGAAAAATTCGTTTGTTAATTGCTACCGATGTGATGGGGCGCGGTATCGATGTCAGTGGCATCTCGCATATCATCAACTACGATATACCGGAATTTAATGATGATTATGTGCATCGCATTGGACGCGTCGGACGATTGTCATCCGATGAAAAGGGTGCCGCGTTTACTTTTGTCGCACCAGACGAAGGCGACCAGTTGACCAATATCGAAAATCGAATCAATCATATGATTTCTGAGTTTCGGGTTGATGATTTTGAAGCTTATAAACCAAAACAACCCCGCAAAACTGTCGAAAAAGTAGCACACCTCGGCAACACGGGACACTTAATCAACCCCGACTTCGGCGAATTCTGA